A region of Rhizorhabdus wittichii RW1 DNA encodes the following proteins:
- a CDS encoding protein of unknown function DUF1178 (PFAM: protein of unknown function DUF1178), with translation MIVFDLACNNAGHVFEIWFGSSADYEDQKARGLVMCPYCGSTDVDKAVMAPNVAAKGNQRSEPSATAPVPAAANVPSPEAFKAMVGKLAEVQARMLEGSDYVGSRFADEARSMHLGEQESRPIHGQTSPEEAKALIDEGVPVAPLLLPVRPPKSEN, from the coding sequence ATGATCGTCTTCGATCTCGCTTGCAACAATGCTGGCCATGTCTTTGAAATCTGGTTCGGATCGTCCGCCGACTATGAGGATCAGAAGGCGCGCGGGCTGGTCATGTGCCCCTATTGCGGATCGACCGACGTCGACAAGGCGGTGATGGCCCCGAACGTCGCCGCCAAGGGCAACCAGCGCAGCGAGCCATCCGCCACGGCGCCGGTCCCGGCCGCCGCCAACGTCCCGTCGCCCGAGGCGTTCAAGGCGATGGTGGGCAAGCTCGCCGAGGTTCAGGCGAGGATGCTCGAGGGCTCCGACTATGTCGGCAGCCGCTTCGCCGACGAGGCGCGCTCGATGCATCTGGGCGAGCAGGAGAGCCGCCCGATCCACGGCCAGACCAGCCCCGAGGAAGCCAAGGCGCTGATCGACGAGGGCGTGCCGGTCGCGCCGCTGCTGCTCCCCGTGCGTCCGCCGAAAAGCGAGAACTGA
- a CDS encoding Nitrilase/cyanide hydratase and apolipoprotein N-acyltransferase (PFAM: Nitrilase/cyanide hydratase and apolipoprotein N-acyltransferase) — MRVAVLQSRTGIDPAANAAILVDAVAQAKAGGADMLFTPEMSGLLDQDRARAAGHLRDEGGDPVLAAVRAAAAEQGIWVDLGSLALTGGADGRLVNRGFVIDDTGAIRARYDKIHLFDVDLPTGESWRESRAYAPGERSVIATTPWARIGLSICYDMRFPDLYRALSNAGAEILSVPAAFTVPTGRAHWHVLLRARAIEAGAFVVAAAQCGEHEDGRATYGHSLVVDPWGEVLLDMGEGQGVGFADLDMARLADIRLRVPALKNRRPIGAVEVSA, encoded by the coding sequence ATGCGCGTTGCCGTCCTCCAGAGCCGGACCGGGATCGATCCCGCCGCCAACGCCGCGATCCTCGTCGATGCGGTCGCGCAGGCGAAGGCGGGCGGGGCGGATATGTTGTTCACGCCCGAAATGTCGGGCCTGCTCGACCAGGACCGCGCCCGCGCCGCCGGGCATCTGCGCGACGAGGGCGGCGATCCGGTGCTGGCGGCGGTGCGCGCGGCGGCGGCCGAGCAGGGCATCTGGGTCGATCTCGGCTCGCTGGCCTTGACCGGCGGGGCCGATGGACGGCTCGTCAACCGTGGCTTCGTGATCGACGACACCGGCGCGATCCGGGCGCGCTACGACAAGATCCACCTGTTCGACGTCGACCTGCCGACCGGCGAGAGCTGGCGCGAATCCAGGGCCTATGCGCCCGGCGAGCGCAGCGTGATCGCGACGACGCCCTGGGCCAGGATCGGCCTGTCGATCTGCTACGACATGCGTTTCCCCGATCTCTACCGCGCGCTCAGCAATGCGGGGGCGGAGATATTGTCGGTGCCCGCCGCCTTCACCGTGCCGACCGGCCGGGCGCATTGGCATGTGCTGCTGCGCGCCCGCGCGATCGAGGCGGGCGCGTTCGTCGTCGCCGCCGCGCAATGCGGCGAGCATGAGGACGGCCGCGCCACCTATGGCCATTCGCTGGTGGTCGATCCGTGGGGCGAGGTGCTGCTCGACATGGGCGAGGGGCAGGGCGTCGGCTTCGCCGATCTCGACATGGCGCGGCTCGCCGACATCCGCCTGCGGGTGCCCGCGCTGAAGAACCGCCGCCCGATCGGCGCGGTCGAGGTCAGCGCATGA
- a CDS encoding phosphoribosyltransferase (PFAM: phosphoribosyltransferase), whose protein sequence is MRLLVGGLRGIAGAGLRFALPPRCPGCGVITPDMHQFCLDCWSALDFLGDPQCARCGAPFEVDPGPGALCGGCHADPPAFDSMRAAVAYGPIARALALKLKYGRRPGIAHTVAAQLRRHLPEGELRLVVPVPLHRWRIWTRGYNQSALMARAVVRGTGHLLALDALVRTRATPSLRGLGPDQRAKAVRGAFAVRDRGAVKGRAVLLVDDVYTTGATADACARALRRAGASRVDLICWARVVRDEDVAR, encoded by the coding sequence ATGCGGCTGCTGGTCGGAGGATTGCGGGGAATCGCGGGCGCGGGGCTGCGCTTCGCCTTGCCGCCGCGCTGTCCCGGTTGCGGCGTGATCACGCCCGACATGCACCAGTTCTGCCTCGACTGCTGGTCGGCGCTCGATTTCCTCGGCGATCCGCAATGCGCGCGCTGCGGGGCCCCGTTCGAGGTCGATCCGGGGCCCGGCGCCTTGTGCGGCGGCTGCCATGCCGATCCGCCCGCGTTCGATTCGATGCGCGCGGCCGTCGCCTATGGGCCGATCGCCCGCGCGCTCGCGCTCAAGCTCAAATATGGCCGCCGGCCCGGCATCGCCCACACTGTCGCCGCGCAGCTGCGGCGGCACCTGCCCGAGGGCGAGCTGCGTCTGGTGGTGCCGGTCCCGCTCCATCGCTGGCGGATATGGACGCGCGGCTACAACCAGTCGGCGTTGATGGCGCGGGCCGTCGTTCGCGGAACCGGACATCTCCTCGCGCTCGACGCGCTGGTCCGCACCAGGGCGACTCCGTCGCTGCGCGGGCTGGGCCCAGACCAGCGGGCCAAGGCGGTGCGCGGCGCCTTCGCGGTGCGCGACCGGGGGGCGGTCAAGGGGCGGGCGGTGCTGCTGGTCGACGACGTCTACACGACGGGCGCCACCGCCGATGCCTGCGCGCGGGCGCTCAGGCGGGCCGGCGCAAGCCGGGTCGACCTGATCTGCTGGGCGCGCGTGGTGCGCGACGAGGATGTCGCGCGTTGA
- a CDS encoding methylated-DNA--protein-cysteine methyltransferase (TIGRFAM: methylated-DNA--protein-cysteine methyltransferase~PFAM: Methylated-DNA-[protein]-cysteine S-methyltransferase, DNA binding) yields the protein MQEMIRFAWGTSYLGDVMVAVSDRGIVAIEFGDQRPAVEQVLRARFPEAVVHERPDELAPIAAKAVRAIEEPGYDPGLPLDLRGTPYEVMVWTMLRDIPSGETTSYGALAARLGTRDARDVTAAIANNAVAVLVPCHRVIRKDGSISGYRWGFRRKRSLLARERKAIDR from the coding sequence ATGCAAGAGATGATCCGCTTCGCCTGGGGGACGAGCTACCTCGGAGATGTCATGGTCGCCGTCTCCGATCGCGGGATCGTCGCGATCGAGTTCGGCGACCAACGGCCGGCCGTGGAGCAGGTCCTTCGCGCCCGCTTTCCCGAGGCCGTCGTCCACGAGCGACCGGACGAGCTCGCCCCGATCGCCGCGAAGGCCGTCCGCGCGATCGAGGAGCCCGGCTATGATCCGGGCCTGCCGCTCGACCTGCGGGGAACGCCCTATGAGGTCATGGTGTGGACGATGCTAAGGGACATTCCCAGTGGCGAGACGACGAGCTACGGCGCGCTGGCCGCCAGGCTCGGCACCAGGGATGCGCGCGACGTCACCGCCGCCATCGCCAACAATGCGGTGGCCGTGCTGGTGCCGTGCCACCGCGTCATCAGGAAGGACGGCTCGATCTCCGGTTATCGATGGGGCTTCCGGCGCAAGCGCTCGCTTCTCGCCCGCGAACGGAAAGCGATCGATAGATAG
- a CDS encoding major facilitator superfamily MFS_1 (PFAM: major facilitator superfamily MFS_1), with translation MKFNPPLLALAAGAFGIGVTEFAPMGLLPVIARDLDVSIPAAGLLISAYALGVLLGAPLMTLTTGRVPRRTLLILLAAIFTVGNLLAAVSNGYGMLLVARLITSLNHGAFFGVGSVVAASLVPAERRAGAVAAMFMGLTIATVVGVPLATWAGDQLGWRASFWGIAGLGLLIMAALRLTLPAMPAPSGGDALAELRVLRRGPVLAALGLTVIASSAMFTVFTYIAPILREETHASLGFVTAMLLTYGVGMTVGNWIGGRFADRSVDRTLIVTLASLVAVLAALALLMPYAVPTAILVFLWGAVNFALVPPLQIRVMSAAAEAPNLASAVNIGAFNLGNAIGAALGGAVIAGGLGYPAVALAGAAVSALGLLAILLGRSGEGAPALAEARR, from the coding sequence ATGAAGTTCAATCCGCCCTTGCTCGCCCTGGCGGCGGGCGCCTTCGGGATCGGCGTGACCGAGTTCGCGCCGATGGGGCTGTTGCCCGTCATCGCCCGCGACCTGGACGTTTCGATTCCCGCGGCCGGCCTGCTGATCAGCGCCTATGCGCTGGGGGTGCTGCTCGGCGCGCCGCTGATGACGCTCACCACCGGCCGCGTGCCGCGCCGGACCCTGCTGATCCTGCTCGCGGCGATCTTCACCGTCGGCAACCTGCTGGCGGCGGTGTCGAACGGCTATGGCATGTTGCTCGTCGCCCGGCTGATCACCTCGCTCAACCATGGCGCCTTCTTCGGCGTCGGATCGGTCGTCGCGGCCAGCCTGGTGCCGGCCGAGCGGCGCGCGGGAGCGGTCGCCGCGATGTTCATGGGCCTGACGATCGCCACCGTCGTCGGCGTGCCGCTGGCCACCTGGGCGGGCGACCAGCTGGGCTGGCGCGCCTCCTTCTGGGGGATCGCCGGGCTCGGCCTGCTGATCATGGCGGCGTTGCGGCTGACCTTGCCGGCGATGCCCGCGCCGAGCGGCGGCGACGCGCTGGCCGAGCTGCGGGTGCTGCGGCGCGGCCCGGTGCTCGCGGCGCTCGGCCTGACGGTGATCGCGTCGAGCGCGATGTTCACCGTCTTCACCTATATCGCCCCGATTCTGCGGGAGGAGACTCATGCGTCGCTGGGCTTCGTCACGGCGATGCTGCTCACCTATGGGGTCGGGATGACCGTGGGCAACTGGATCGGCGGGCGTTTCGCCGACCGTTCGGTCGACCGGACCCTGATCGTCACCCTGGCCTCGCTGGTCGCCGTGCTCGCCGCGCTGGCGCTGCTGATGCCCTATGCCGTGCCGACCGCGATCCTCGTCTTCCTGTGGGGAGCGGTCAATTTCGCGCTGGTGCCGCCGTTGCAGATCCGGGTGATGTCCGCCGCCGCGGAGGCGCCGAACCTTGCCTCCGCGGTCAATATCGGCGCCTTCAACCTGGGCAACGCGATCGGCGCCGCGCTGGGCGGCGCGGTGATCGCGGGCGGGCTCGGCTATCCGGCGGTGGCGCTGGCCGGCGCGGCGGTATCGGCGCTGGGGCTGCTGGCGATCCTGCTGGGCCGATCGGGCGAGGGCGCTCCGGCGCTGGCGGAGGCCCGGCGCTGA
- a CDS encoding PEP phosphonomutase and related enzyme-like protein, producing the protein MSIADRFALFSKLHVAGDPLRLVNVWDAGSARAVAEAGAPALATSSWAVAAAAGYPDGEALPFDALLATASAILRATDLPVSVDFEGGYADAPDEVQGHARTLLGLGLVGCNFEDRKVRGEGLHGVEDQAARLRAIVAAAAGLDRPIFINARTDLFLGTDPATHAGRVDEALVRAEAYAAAGAGSFFVPGLGDPALIARICGASPLPVNVMVLDPTADLAALARLGVARISFGPAPYVAAMQSLAALAGQLLGH; encoded by the coding sequence ATGAGCATCGCCGACAGATTCGCCCTATTTTCGAAGCTGCACGTCGCGGGCGATCCGCTCCGCCTCGTCAACGTCTGGGACGCCGGCAGCGCGCGTGCCGTGGCCGAAGCCGGCGCGCCGGCGCTGGCGACGAGCAGTTGGGCGGTCGCCGCCGCCGCCGGCTATCCCGATGGCGAGGCGCTGCCGTTCGACGCGCTGCTCGCCACCGCCTCCGCCATCCTGCGGGCGACCGACCTGCCGGTCAGCGTCGATTTCGAGGGCGGCTATGCCGATGCGCCCGACGAGGTGCAGGGTCATGCGCGGACGTTGCTCGGGCTCGGCCTGGTCGGCTGCAATTTCGAGGATCGCAAGGTTCGGGGCGAAGGGCTCCATGGCGTCGAGGACCAGGCGGCGCGGCTGCGCGCGATCGTCGCGGCGGCGGCGGGGCTCGATCGTCCCATCTTCATCAACGCCCGCACCGACCTGTTCCTCGGCACCGATCCGGCCACCCATGCCGGCCGGGTCGACGAGGCGCTGGTCCGGGCGGAGGCCTATGCGGCGGCTGGGGCGGGGAGCTTCTTCGTCCCCGGCCTCGGCGATCCGGCGCTGATCGCGCGCATCTGCGGAGCGAGCCCCTTGCCGGTCAACGTGATGGTGCTCGACCCGACCGCCGACCTCGCCGCGCTCGCGAGGCTCGGCGTCGCGCGGATCAGCTTCGGTCCGGCGCCCTATGTCGCGGCGATGCAGTCGCTCGCCGCGCTGGCCGGGCAGCTATTGGGCCATTGA
- a CDS encoding 2-isopropylmalate synthase (TIGRFAM: 2-isopropylmalate synthase~PFAM: pyruvate carboxyltransferase; LeuA allosteric (dimerisation) domain), whose amino-acid sequence MTKTIRIFDTTLRDGEQSPGCSMNLEEKLQVAAQLETLGVDIIEAGFAIASPGDFEAVSEVARQCKTATVASLARAAAADIDRAWEAVQHAVAPRIHTFIATSPLHMRVKLNKSPDEVLEAIDRTVRHARNICPDVEWSAEDATRTEPDFLARAIETAIAAGARTINLPDTVGYATPQTYGAMFRDMIERVPNADLAVFSTHCHNDLGLAVANTLAAIMNGAGQVESTINGIGERAGNAAIEEIAMALKVRQDVMPYATNVVSTEITRASRLISGITGFQVQPNKAIVGANAFAHESGIHQDGMIKDSSTYEIMTPESVGLTHSSLVMGKHSGRAAFRQKLEELGYALGDNAFQDAFGRFKALADAKKAVYDEDIVALVDDEVLRGHDSIQVKEVEVYCGSNGPQRAILTLEVDGEEKTVTARGNGPVDALFNAIRMIVPHDSSVLERYEVHAVTGGTDAQAEVSVLLSENGRTTRGRGAHQDTMVASVRAYVNALNKMMVKRGRAPVDAQAG is encoded by the coding sequence GTGACCAAGACGATCAGGATTTTCGACACCACCTTGCGCGACGGCGAGCAATCGCCGGGCTGCTCGATGAACCTCGAGGAGAAACTGCAGGTGGCGGCCCAGCTCGAGACGTTGGGCGTCGACATCATCGAGGCGGGCTTCGCCATCGCCTCCCCCGGCGATTTCGAGGCTGTGTCGGAAGTCGCCCGCCAGTGCAAGACGGCGACCGTCGCCAGCCTGGCGCGCGCCGCCGCCGCCGACATCGACCGCGCATGGGAGGCCGTCCAGCACGCCGTCGCGCCGCGCATCCACACCTTCATCGCCACGTCGCCGCTGCATATGCGGGTGAAGCTCAACAAGAGCCCCGACGAGGTGCTGGAGGCGATCGACCGGACGGTGCGCCACGCCCGCAACATCTGCCCCGACGTCGAATGGTCGGCCGAGGACGCGACCCGGACCGAGCCCGACTTCCTGGCGCGCGCGATCGAGACCGCGATCGCGGCCGGCGCGCGGACGATCAACCTGCCCGACACGGTCGGCTATGCGACCCCGCAGACCTATGGCGCGATGTTCCGCGACATGATCGAACGGGTGCCCAACGCCGACCTCGCCGTCTTCTCGACCCATTGCCACAACGACCTGGGCCTCGCCGTCGCCAACACGCTGGCGGCGATCATGAACGGCGCGGGCCAGGTCGAATCGACCATCAACGGCATCGGCGAGCGCGCCGGCAACGCCGCGATCGAGGAGATCGCGATGGCGCTGAAGGTCCGCCAGGACGTGATGCCCTATGCGACCAACGTCGTCTCGACCGAGATCACCCGCGCCTCGCGCCTGATCTCGGGCATCACCGGCTTCCAGGTGCAGCCCAACAAGGCGATCGTCGGCGCCAATGCCTTCGCGCATGAGAGCGGCATCCACCAGGACGGCATGATCAAGGACAGCTCGACCTACGAGATCATGACCCCGGAGAGCGTCGGCCTGACCCATAGCAGCCTGGTGATGGGCAAGCATTCGGGCCGCGCCGCCTTCCGCCAGAAGCTGGAGGAGCTGGGCTATGCGCTGGGCGACAACGCCTTCCAGGACGCGTTCGGCCGCTTCAAGGCGCTCGCCGACGCCAAGAAGGCGGTCTATGACGAGGACATCGTCGCGCTGGTCGACGACGAGGTGTTGCGCGGCCACGATTCGATCCAGGTCAAGGAGGTCGAGGTCTATTGCGGCTCGAACGGGCCGCAGCGCGCGATCCTGACGCTGGAGGTCGACGGCGAGGAGAAGACCGTCACCGCGCGCGGCAACGGCCCGGTCGACGCGCTGTTCAACGCGATCCGCATGATCGTGCCGCACGACAGCTCGGTGCTCGAACGCTACGAGGTCCATGCCGTCACCGGCGGCACCGACGCGCAGGCCGAGGTGTCGGTGCTCCTCTCGGAGAACGGCCGCACCACGCGCGGGCGCGGCGCGCACCAGGACACGATGGTCGCCTCGGTCCGCGCCTATGTGAACGCGCTCAACAAGATGATGGTCAAGCGCGGCCGCGCGCCGGTCGACGCCCAGGCGGGCTGA
- a CDS encoding glutaredoxin 3 (TIGRFAM: glutaredoxin 3~PFAM: glutaredoxin) codes for MDRMPKVEIYTKAFCPYCSRAKALLETKGVGFEEYDISMGGPKRAEMIERARGGSTVPQIFIDDRHIGGCDDMFALDRQGKLDPLLAA; via the coding sequence ATGGATCGCATGCCCAAGGTCGAAATCTACACCAAGGCCTTCTGCCCCTATTGCTCGCGCGCCAAGGCGCTGCTCGAGACGAAGGGCGTCGGTTTCGAGGAATATGACATCAGCATGGGCGGCCCGAAGCGCGCCGAGATGATCGAGCGCGCCCGGGGCGGATCGACCGTGCCGCAGATCTTCATCGACGACCGCCACATCGGCGGCTGCGACGACATGTTCGCGCTCGATCGCCAGGGCAAGCTCGACCCGCTGCTGGCGGCCTGA
- a CDS encoding Methyltransferase type 11 (PFAM: Methyltransferase type 11; Methyltransferase type 12) — MTPPMPSCHASAPAAQARAMDQPAIFDRSLRRLRRDRAAARFADHAFLIDHMADELAERLAMVTRDFGRALILGCHDGRIARRFAAPGRRIVNADPGFAFARATGGVQCDEDRLPFADASFDLVVAVGTLDTVNDLPGALTLIRRVLRPDGLFLGAFAGAGSLAWLKRATLAADSATHGGAAARIHPQVDVRAAGDLLSRAGFALQVADGERLDVGYGDPIRLIHDLRGMAATNILAQRARTAPGRAWLAELFGRFQAEAGPDGRLRESFDLVYLSGWSPSPDQPKPAKRGSATASMIEALRPKG; from the coding sequence ATGACGCCCCCAATGCCGTCTTGTCACGCAAGCGCGCCGGCGGCACAAGCGCGCGCAATGGACCAGCCCGCGATTTTCGACCGTTCGCTCCGCCGCCTTCGCCGCGACCGGGCCGCCGCGCGCTTCGCCGATCACGCGTTCCTGATCGATCACATGGCCGACGAGCTGGCCGAGCGGCTGGCGATGGTGACGCGCGATTTCGGCCGGGCGCTGATCCTCGGCTGTCATGACGGGCGGATCGCCCGGCGCTTCGCCGCGCCGGGGCGACGCATCGTCAATGCCGATCCCGGCTTCGCCTTTGCGCGCGCCACGGGCGGAGTGCAGTGCGACGAGGATCGCCTGCCCTTCGCCGACGCCAGCTTCGATCTCGTCGTCGCGGTCGGCACGCTCGACACGGTCAACGACCTGCCGGGCGCGCTGACGCTGATCCGCCGAGTGCTGCGCCCCGACGGGCTGTTCCTCGGCGCCTTCGCCGGGGCGGGCAGCCTCGCCTGGCTCAAGCGCGCGACGCTGGCCGCCGACAGCGCGACGCATGGCGGCGCGGCGGCGCGCATCCATCCGCAGGTCGACGTGCGCGCGGCGGGCGACCTATTGTCGCGCGCGGGCTTCGCCTTGCAGGTGGCGGACGGCGAGCGGCTCGACGTCGGCTATGGCGATCCGATCCGGCTGATCCACGACCTGCGCGGCATGGCGGCGACCAACATCCTCGCCCAGCGCGCCCGCACCGCACCCGGCCGCGCCTGGCTGGCCGAGTTGTTCGGTCGCTTCCAGGCGGAGGCCGGGCCCGACGGCCGGCTGCGCGAGAGTTTCGACCTCGTCTACCTGTCGGGCTGGTCGCCCAGCCCCGACCAGCCCAAGCCCGCGAAGCGCGGCAGCGCGACGGCGTCGATGATCGAGGCGCTGCGGCCGAAGGGGTGA
- a CDS encoding oxidoreductase, molybdopterin binding (PFAM: oxidoreductase, molybdopterin binding): MISRRKLIGSLAAGAGGLILSGCNRINADPRVRSVLQSAEGLTMRAQRLITDRTALAREFGAADLSPLFRSNGTRKPVGTAYETHLRAGFADWRLVVDGLVARPLSLSMAQLRALPRRTQITRHDCVEGWSAIGQWTGAPLKLLLDMAGLRTSARYLIFHCADRYAQGDYYESIDLIDAFHPQTILAWGLNGQPLPVGNGAPLRLRVERQLGYKHAKYVQRIEAVESLSAHGRGKGGYWEDYYDYAWYAGI; this comes from the coding sequence ATGATTTCGCGCCGCAAGCTGATCGGATCGCTGGCGGCAGGGGCGGGCGGGCTGATCCTGTCGGGCTGCAACCGGATCAACGCCGATCCGCGGGTCCGTTCGGTGCTGCAGAGCGCCGAGGGGCTGACGATGCGGGCGCAGCGCCTGATCACCGATCGCACCGCGCTGGCGCGCGAGTTCGGCGCCGCCGACCTGTCGCCGCTGTTCCGTTCCAACGGTACCCGCAAGCCCGTCGGCACCGCCTATGAGACGCACCTTCGCGCGGGGTTCGCCGACTGGCGGCTCGTCGTCGACGGGCTGGTCGCGCGGCCGCTGTCGCTGTCGATGGCCCAGCTCCGCGCGCTGCCGCGCCGCACCCAGATCACCCGCCACGACTGCGTCGAGGGCTGGAGCGCGATCGGCCAGTGGACCGGCGCGCCGCTCAAGCTGCTGCTCGACATGGCCGGGCTGCGAACGTCGGCGCGCTACCTGATCTTCCATTGCGCCGACCGCTATGCGCAGGGCGACTATTATGAGAGCATCGACCTGATAGACGCCTTCCATCCCCAGACGATCCTCGCCTGGGGGCTCAACGGCCAGCCGCTGCCGGTCGGCAACGGCGCCCCGCTCCGGCTGCGGGTCGAGCGGCAGCTCGGCTACAAGCACGCCAAATATGTCCAGCGGATCGAGGCGGTCGAAAGCCTCTCCGCCCATGGCCGCGGTAAGGGCGGCTATTGGGAGGACTATTATGACTACGCCTGGTATGCGGGGATTTGA
- a CDS encoding transcriptional regulator, LysR family (PFAM: regulatory protein, LysR; LysR, substrate-binding), whose product MDAKIGGDTDRARALELFAAVAAEGSFSAAGRKLGLTPSAVSRAIDRIEARLGVRLLLRTTRALTLTVEGQAYLGAARRILADLDDAEQAIADQGAPRGRLRVSVSLAHGRQCVVPLLGDFVRLHPHILVDVGLTDRVVDVAGGQADVAIRFGPLADSALTARKLGETRRVIVASPDYLARHGTPSVPEDLHDHVCLNFNFRRVEPVWPFRKDGRDYALGVRGSIEANNGETLAQLATAGVGITRVGAFSVVERIAAGRLVPILEEYNPGDVEAIHAVFVGGANTPARVRVFVDFLAERLR is encoded by the coding sequence ATGGACGCAAAGATAGGCGGCGACACCGACCGCGCCCGCGCGCTCGAACTGTTCGCGGCGGTGGCGGCGGAGGGCAGCTTCTCGGCGGCCGGACGGAAGCTGGGCCTCACCCCGTCGGCGGTCAGCCGGGCGATCGACCGGATCGAGGCGCGGCTGGGCGTCCGCCTGCTGCTGCGCACCACCCGAGCGCTGACCCTGACGGTCGAGGGGCAGGCCTATCTCGGCGCCGCCCGCCGCATCCTCGCCGATCTCGACGACGCCGAGCAGGCGATCGCCGACCAGGGCGCGCCGCGCGGGCGGTTGCGGGTCAGCGTGTCGCTGGCGCATGGACGGCAATGCGTCGTGCCGCTGCTCGGCGACTTCGTCCGCCTTCATCCCCATATCCTGGTCGACGTTGGGCTGACCGACCGGGTGGTCGACGTCGCCGGCGGACAGGCCGACGTCGCGATCCGCTTCGGCCCGCTCGCCGACAGCGCGCTGACCGCGCGCAAGCTGGGCGAGACCAGGCGGGTGATCGTCGCTTCGCCCGATTATCTCGCCCGCCACGGCACGCCATCGGTCCCCGAGGACCTCCACGACCATGTCTGCCTCAACTTCAACTTCCGCCGGGTCGAGCCGGTCTGGCCGTTCCGCAAGGACGGGCGCGATTATGCGCTGGGCGTCCGGGGCAGCATCGAGGCGAACAATGGCGAGACGCTCGCCCAGCTCGCCACGGCCGGCGTCGGCATCACCCGGGTGGGCGCCTTCAGCGTCGTCGAGCGGATCGCCGCCGGACGGCTGGTGCCGATCCTCGAGGAATATAATCCGGGCGACGTCGAGGCGATCCACGCGGTGTTCGTCGGCGGCGCCAACACCCCCGCGCGGGTTCGGGTCTTCGTCGATTTCCTGGCCGAACGGCTGCGATAG
- a CDS encoding protein of unknown function DUF6, transmembrane (PFAM: protein of unknown function DUF6, transmembrane) gives MSQATAHTARWRLIGFLLSAVGSMLFAIKGVLIKLIYVYQIDTTALLAVRMMLSLPVFFGVGLLEWRRRPAAQRPDARSVGLAALVGILGYHVSSWLDFAGLQSVEAQAERLILFTYPFLVILFGRLIFGHRLRFHALAGAGLSYAGLLVMFGSDPARLTPAMIGGAGMILAAAGTFALYQLFARELILRCGPALFTAIAMSAAGLSVIAHFALTHGIALPSAPPRAWALMIGLAVFSTIVPTFMMSAGTARIGAQGTAIISTISPVVTIALAIVVLGEPFGIGEAAGTLLVIGGVGLFTWIESRPGRRRSKSVMPAEAGISGEGRRG, from the coding sequence ATGTCCCAAGCCACCGCCCACACCGCCCGCTGGCGGCTGATCGGCTTCCTCCTGTCCGCGGTCGGCTCGATGCTGTTCGCGATCAAGGGCGTGCTGATCAAGCTGATCTACGTCTATCAGATCGACACCACCGCGCTGCTCGCCGTGCGGATGATGCTGTCGCTGCCGGTGTTCTTCGGCGTCGGCCTGCTCGAATGGCGGCGCCGGCCCGCCGCCCAGCGCCCCGACGCGCGCAGCGTCGGGCTCGCCGCGCTGGTCGGCATATTGGGCTACCACGTCTCGTCCTGGCTCGACTTCGCCGGGCTGCAATCGGTCGAGGCACAGGCCGAGCGGCTGATCCTGTTCACCTATCCCTTCCTCGTCATCCTGTTCGGGCGGCTGATCTTCGGCCACAGGCTGCGCTTCCACGCGCTGGCCGGGGCGGGGCTCAGCTATGCCGGGCTGCTCGTCATGTTCGGATCGGACCCGGCCCGCCTCACCCCGGCGATGATCGGCGGCGCGGGCATGATCCTCGCCGCCGCCGGCACCTTCGCGCTCTACCAGCTGTTCGCGCGCGAGCTGATCCTGCGCTGCGGCCCCGCGCTGTTCACCGCCATCGCGATGAGCGCGGCCGGCCTGTCGGTGATCGCCCATTTCGCGCTGACCCACGGCATCGCCCTGCCCTCGGCGCCGCCGCGCGCCTGGGCGCTGATGATCGGGCTGGCGGTGTTCTCGACGATCGTGCCGACCTTCATGATGTCGGCCGGCACCGCCCGGATCGGCGCGCAGGGCACCGCGATCATCTCGACGATCAGCCCGGTGGTGACGATCGCCCTCGCCATCGTCGTGCTGGGCGAACCGTTCGGCATCGGCGAGGCGGCCGGCACTTTGCTGGTGATCGGCGGGGTCGGACTGTTCACATGGATCGAGAGCCGGCCTGGGCGGCGGCGGAGCAAATCCGTCATGCCGGCGGAGGCCGGCATCTCCGGAGAGGGGAGAAGAGGCTGA